A window of Deinococcus aquaedulcis genomic DNA:
TCAGGATGATGTTGCCGATCTGCTGCGCAGTGCGCCGCGCACCGTCGCTGAAGCTGGATGTGGTCAGGAACACGCCTTTTGACGCCTTATGAAAGGTCAGGCTTCCAGAAAAGCCTCTGATTTCTGGGCTGTGCACGGCATTCTGCCACCGCTTGGCCTGAAGGTAGATGCGGTCCAGGCCCAGGGGGTCTTGCTTGACCAGCCCGTCAATGCCGTTGTCTCCGCTGCGGCCCAGTGCCTGACCCGCATCCCGCACACTCCCGCCGTACCCCATCGCCACCAGAAGCTCAACGACCAGGCGCTCGAACTGGCTGGGGCTCAGCTGCGTCACCTGCGCCAGGAGTTCTGTACTCAGGGCGCTGTTCAACTCGGTCGCCAGAGCCGCCATCCGCTCTTCTGGCGACAGGGCCGGCTCACTGAGCTCTGGCCTGTCATCCGCGCCATCCGGCGGCGGCGCTCCCTGAAATGCCATGAATTCGGGGAAAGCGAAGAGCATTTTGGTGCTGATCTGCTCGGGATGCTGCAAGAGGAGATCGCGCCCGCGTGCCGTGATCTGGACGGTTCCGCGCTGCGGGCTGGACAGCGCCCCGGCTTTCAGCAGGTACGTTTTCGCCCAGCCAATCCGGTTCTTGTAGGTCGGCTGCCGGCCACTGGGGAGCATGGTCGCCAGATCCGTGTCGCTGAGGGTGAATTCATCGGCCAGGAGGTGGTAAACCTCTGGCATGGGGCGCGGCTCACCGTCGCTCAGCAGAACCAGCAAGGGCCGCATAAAGGTCTGGTAGTCGGGGATGGGCACACCTCACCCTATGTCAAGGCGTGCAGGTTGGGGGGCCCAGGCGGAGTTCTATGGATTTTCATACGCCCTGAAGGCGGCCAGTGGCCATGTCAACCGGCGTGGGCACGGCTGACCTGAGCAGGTGGAACCGGCCCGCGCCCAGGATATGCTGACCGGCGGCTCAATTCACCCAACCTCCCCCTTCCGTTCTGCGCTTTGCCCCGAGGTGTTCATGCCCACGTCCCGAACCATCCGCGCTGGCCTGCTGGCGCTGCTGGGCGGCGGTTTGTTGCTGCCTGCCGCCGGCCAGAGTCCCGCCCCCGACCCCGCACTGCTGCGCGCCGCCGCCACCCTGTACGCCACTGCCCAGGTGGGCGCTGTGGTCCGCGACTGGTGCCTGAAGGTGGCCCCGGCCCAGCGCGCCACGACCGAACAGGGCTACGCCGCGTGGCGCGCCGCCGCTGGATTGCCGGGGATTGAAGCGTACCTGCAGCGCCACGCCGCCGCGCAATTGCCCGCGCTGCGCGCCCCGGCCGAAGAACGCCGCGCCCAGCTGTACGCCGAACTGGACCGGGCCAGCCAGAACCCGGCCGCCGAATGCCGCACCATTCAGGCGCACCTGACCGAGCAGGTGAATCTGGCCGCCCTGAACCCGCAGGAGTACGCGCTGACCCAGGCGCTGCGGCGGGGCCCAGCGGCGCCCGTCACCCCACCCCCGGCCGCGTCTTCTGCCCCGGGCGACGGGGGACCCTTTATCACAGGTACCACTTTCAGTCCCCTGGCCCGCTCTGGGGTGCAGGCGCTGCTGGGAAAGGCGGGTGGGCAGCCCCCTTACCGGGGAGGCGGGCCCCTGAAAACCGGCGCCTACAGCTGCGTGATGCAGCAGACGAACGATTTCGAGACCCTGCTGTCGCTGACCAGTTACACCCTGACCCTGTACGGCGACCAGGGCGTGCGGGTGACCAACCAGCAATACCGGGGCCAGAGCAGCGCCACCGTGTCCCCCCTGGAGAACCTGGAGGGCACCTACCGCTATCAGCCCGCCACAGGCGAGCTCTCGGCCCAGGCCGACTTTGCCAATGATGACCTGACGGAACTGCTGGGCGCCAATGGCCGCTACGACGGCGTGGGCGAAGACGAGCCGCTGTACAACATCTTTCGCGTGCTGACCGACCGCAGCGGCACCCCCATGATTTACGGCCAGCAGGCGTACGGCTACCGCGACGGCCGCGTGACGGTGTGCCGCTACGCGGGCGCCGCCCAGGGCACCTCACCTGTGGCCCAGGCCCGGCAGGCGGCGCAGGCCGAGGCCGAGCGGCTGAACCGCTACCGCCTGAAGCCCAATGCCGGCCCCACCCTGGCCCAGATTGAGGGGCTGCTGCACACCTACGAGAACGAGTACGTGGGCATCAACGTACTTGGCCGCGAGACCACCATTCTGCTGCTGAAAGACGGCACGGCCTACCTGAACCTGCGCTGGAGCCCCAACGATCTGGACGTGGCGGCCTCGCGCAGGGGCGAGCCAAAGGCCTGGACCAAGTGGCGCCGGCGGGGCGGCGGCTACGAACTGCTGGAAGGCGGGCGCTGGGTGCCCAGCAAAGGCACGCTGGGCCATGCGGCCAGCAAGAACGAGGTCATCAGCGGCAGCTACCGCTTTTTCAGTGCGTACACTTCTGGCACCCTGATGAACGGGGCCACCGCGTCCAGCGAGGACACCTACCGCTTTGGCCCAGGCCAGCAGTTCACCCGCCTGGGCCGCAGCGGAGTGGTCGGCACCCTGGATACGGGCGCGGCAGTGACCACAGGCGCGGCCAGCGGGCCCTCCACCCAGGCAGGGGGCACGTACACCTTCAGCGGCTACACGCTGGAACTGAAGTCCGGCCGTGGCCAGATCACCCGCACGTACGCGTTCTACTGGACCAAAGACAAAAAGAAGCTGAACATTGGCGGCACGACCTACACCCGCCAGTAAAAGAGTGTCCGGCAAGGTCCCGGGTGGGGCGCCGCAGGGTGGCCCCACTGCCCCGGGTGCACGGGGGCGCTCCTCCCGTGTCTGCCCCCGTGATTCCCGTCATTTCCTGACCACAATGCCCCCTAGGCTGAGCGCGTGACCGCCGAGACCTTTTACCGCTACCTGATGCAAGCCCGCCGCGCGCTGTGGGCAAGTCTTCGTTCCGTGCCAGACGAGGTGCTGTCCAGGGCCGTGATTCCGGCGCAGGGCGCGCGGTGTATCAAGGATCTCGTGATGCACATTCCCGTGGTCGAGGACGGCTGGTTCCGGGGCGACCTGCTGGGCCAGCCGTTTGTGCTGGCGTCATTCGGCGTGAGCGACCCCACCTCGCCCGACGAGTACTGGCATCACGAGCACCGCTCCCTGGACTGGCTGTTGGCCTACTGGGAAGCGGTCGAGACAGACACCCTGGCCCGCTGGCCGGCCCTGCTGGAGCAGGCCGCGCTGAACCGGCGGATTCCAGTGGATGAAAGCCGCCCCGAAACCATTTCCGCTGACGAGGTGCTGTGGCATGTCATGCAGCACGAGGTGCGCCACACGGCCCAGATTGCGCTGCTGCTGCGCCTGCTGGGGCACCAGCCGC
This region includes:
- a CDS encoding restriction endonuclease, with product MPIPDYQTFMRPLLVLLSDGEPRPMPEVYHLLADEFTLSDTDLATMLPSGRQPTYKNRIGWAKTYLLKAGALSSPQRGTVQITARGRDLLLQHPEQISTKMLFAFPEFMAFQGAPPPDGADDRPELSEPALSPEERMAALATELNSALSTELLAQVTQLSPSQFERLVVELLVAMGYGGSVRDAGQALGRSGDNGIDGLVKQDPLGLDRIYLQAKRWQNAVHSPEIRGFSGSLTFHKASKGVFLTTSSFSDGARRTAQQIGNIILIDGETLAQLMIEYGVGVLTRETYHLRRVDSEYFEEL
- a CDS encoding DinB family protein → MTAETFYRYLMQARRALWASLRSVPDEVLSRAVIPAQGARCIKDLVMHIPVVEDGWFRGDLLGQPFVLASFGVSDPTSPDEYWHHEHRSLDWLLAYWEAVETDTLARWPALLEQAALNRRIPVDESRPETISADEVLWHVMQHEVRHTAQIALLLRLLGHQPPALDLVFCAAQRPAEGQDRP